From the genome of Salvelinus namaycush isolate Seneca chromosome 10, SaNama_1.0, whole genome shotgun sequence, one region includes:
- the LOC120054780 gene encoding muellerian-inhibiting factor-like: MRLWCIFCLILLLPSTMVTLPHQGRLSDSRCQEDPTPDHPGTGPGDNSSMEVGKGLGENALTVKETINSHPSAPHLPGDTPCFGRIPSHGEVIEDMLSALREGWGQESNLRKEDLTRFGVCSHSDGAPVPALSTLAEEAKKEKHGLHVWHPTKELMEGEVEGGGLVLTLHLPRPPLSNIKPILLLAFRNPRTGALGAITFTSHSLQPYKQTVCISEGTQFLILTGKQPEGKSQLKWRLNVDTKTPETGQKLSELRGILIGDGTRSDVSVIPLVLFSTNRGTDERVTEKLSPSPAPSGTYTFLCELQKFLSDVMPPQTQSQPWAASVPLYSLDSLPPLSLGVSSSETLLARLLNSSAPTLFSFPTQGSVLQGHRGELSLQPALLEVLRQRLEEVLIQMRAEEVGKAGMDRLRRLQELCVLPKEGEEAPAGVGSPSETQYRALLLLKALQTVVGAWDVERGQRATRAGQKGPGNRHLCRLHSLTVSLEKYLLSPPEATIYNCQGVCSFPLTNGNNHAILLNSHIQSGLALERSPCCVPVDYEDLKVVELDEHGTNICYKPNMVAKECGCR, encoded by the exons ATGAGGCTATGGTGCATATTCTGCTTGATACTGCTGCTGCCCAGCACAATGGTCACTCTGCCACACCAGGGCAGACTGAGTGACAGCCGGTGTCAGGAGGACCCCACACCAGACCACCCAGGAACAGGGCCAG GAGACAACAGTTCAATGGAGGTTGGAAAAGGTTTGGGAGAGAATGCCTTAACAGTGAAGGAGACCATAAACTCCCATCCCAGCGCTCCTCACCTACCTGGGGACACTCCATGTTTCGGAAGGATACCGTCTCATGGAGAGGTTATTGAGGATATGCTTTCAGCACTTCGTGAAGGTTGGGGCCAGGAAAGCAACCTGAGAAAGGAGGATTTGACTCGATTTGGCGTTTGCTCACACTCTGATGGTGCTCCAGTACCTGCCTTATCCACACTAGCTGAAGAAGCCAAAAAAGAGAAACATGGGCTACATGTTTGGCACCCAACCAAAG AGCTCATGGAGGGTGAAGTGGAGGGAGGGGGTCTTGTGTTGACCCTCCACCTCCCCCGGCCTCCCCTCTCCAATATCAAGCCCATACTGCTCCTTGCCTTTAGAAACCCCAGAACAGGAGCGCTCGGTGCCATCACTTTCACCAGTCACTCTCTGCAGCCTTACAAACAG ACAGTATGCATTTCAGAAGGAACACAGTTCCTCATCCTAACAGGAAAGCAACCCGAGGGCAAAAGTCAACTGAAATGGAGATTAAATGTTGACACAAAAACACCAGAGACAG GACAAAAGCTTTCTGAACTACGAGGTATCCTGATTGGTGACGGAACAAGAAGTGATGTCAGTGTCATTCCCCTGGTGCTTTTCTCAACGAATAGAGGAACTGATGAAAG AGTGACAGAAAAGCTGAGTCCCTCCCCTGCTCCCTCTGGGACCTACACGTTTCTGTGTGAGCTGCAGAAGTTCCTCAGTGACGTCATGCCACCACAGACGCAGTCACAACCATGGGCTGCTTCGGTCcctctgtactctctggactctCTTCCCCCCCTGTCCCTTGGGGTGTCGTCCAGTGAGACCCTCCTTGCCAGGCTGCTCAACTCCTCAGCTCCCACCCTGTTCTCTTTCCCCACACAGGGCTCTGTGCTCCAGGGGCATCGCGGGGAGCTGTCCCTGCAGCCCGCCCTACTGGAGGTGCTCAGGCAGAGGCTGGAGGAGGTTCTGATCCAGATGAGGGCGGAGGAGGTGGGCAAAGCAGGTATGGACAGACTGAGGAGACTCCAGGAACTCTGTGTCCTTCCTAAAGAGGGCGAGGAAGCACCAGCAG GTGTTGGGAGCCCCAGTGAGACGCAGTACCGAGCCCTGCTTCTGCTGAAAGCCCTGCAGACAGTAGTGGGAGCCTGGGATGTGGAGAGGGGGCAGCGGGCCACCAGAGCAGGCCAGAAGGGCCCAGGGAACCGGCACCTCTGTCGGCTGCACAGTCTCACCGTGTCCCTGGAGAAATACCTGCTGTCTCCTCCTGAGGCCACCATCTACAACTGCCAGGGAGTCTGCAGCTTTCCCCTGACCAACGGGAATAACCATGCTATCCTGCTTAACAGCCACATCCAGAGTGGCCTGGCCCTGGAGCGCTCACCCTGCTGTGTGCCTGTGGACTATGAGGACCTCAAGGTGGTGGAGTTGGATGAGCATGGAACCAATATCTGCTACAAACCAAACATGGTGGCCAAGGAGTGTGGATGCCGCTGA